A single region of the Aeromonas hydrophila subsp. hydrophila ATCC 7966 genome encodes:
- a CDS encoding TraB/GumN family protein produces the protein MRLHRLLLPFLLCLLLPLSAFADPAFYKVSKGDQQHWLLGSIHAGKPSLYPLPDPIERAWLQSRALVLEVDLTHISQQQWQEMGAITRLVDGKTLKEHVPLDLYRRTIIAAGQNGLTENMLAPLRPWFAAITLTQAALERTDFRSALGVDQHFAKQAGDSGKPIIGFETLLEQLGYLASVGDNQTLMLESTLDELPELERGFREVMKAWEEGDEATLINLLKSEMAPPKLQAWLEQTLLAERNHNWLKKWSTLPNESFIVVGALHLYGDQGLLALLEQQGWRITPLTEPGPRKQARQ, from the coding sequence ATGAGACTCCATCGCCTGCTGCTCCCCTTCCTGCTCTGCCTGCTGCTGCCGCTGAGCGCCTTTGCCGACCCCGCCTTCTATAAGGTCAGCAAGGGCGATCAGCAGCACTGGCTGCTGGGCTCCATCCACGCGGGCAAGCCCTCGCTCTATCCGCTGCCCGACCCCATCGAGCGAGCCTGGCTGCAGAGCCGCGCCTTGGTGCTGGAGGTCGACCTGACCCACATCAGCCAGCAGCAGTGGCAGGAGATGGGGGCCATCACCCGGCTGGTGGACGGCAAGACCCTCAAGGAGCACGTGCCGCTCGATCTCTACCGGCGCACCATCATCGCCGCCGGCCAGAACGGCCTGACCGAGAACATGCTGGCCCCGCTGCGCCCCTGGTTTGCCGCCATCACCCTCACCCAGGCGGCGCTGGAGCGCACCGATTTTCGCAGCGCGCTCGGGGTGGATCAGCACTTCGCCAAACAGGCCGGCGACAGCGGCAAGCCCATCATCGGCTTCGAGACCCTGCTCGAGCAGCTCGGCTACCTCGCCAGCGTCGGTGACAACCAGACCCTGATGCTGGAGAGCACCCTGGATGAGCTGCCCGAACTCGAGCGCGGCTTTCGCGAGGTGATGAAGGCGTGGGAAGAGGGGGACGAGGCGACCCTCATCAACCTGCTCAAATCGGAAATGGCGCCACCCAAGCTGCAGGCCTGGCTGGAGCAGACCCTGCTGGCGGAGCGCAACCACAACTGGCTGAAGAAATGGTCCACCCTGCCGAACGAGAGCTTCATCGTGGTAGGGGCGCTGCATCTTTACGGCGACCAGGGCTTGCTCGCCTTGCTGGAGCAGCAGGGCTGGCGCATCACCCCGCTCACCGAGCCGGGTCCGCGCAAGCAGGCCCGCCAATAA